The genomic segment CTCACCGTCCACGGACGGACTCGCCTGCAGGGCTACAACGGCCTTGCCGACTGGGACTGGATAGGGAAGGTGGCTGCCGTAGCGAAGATTCCTGTAATCGGAAACGGCGACGTGAACAGCGTGAAGACGGCTTTTGACCGTATTGAAAATTACGGAGTCTCCGGCGTGTCCATCGGGCGTGGCGCCATGCACAATCCCTGGTTGTTTGGCCAGATTGCCGACGCCTGGGAAGGTCTAGCCCCTAAGGAAATTTCTGCAGTAGATGCCTTGGACGTGTTCCCGCTTTACTACAAGTTCAAGCTAGAAGACGGTTCTACGGAAATGGGCGCGCTAGGCCGCCTCAAGCAGCTGGCGGCGAGACTTTGCAAGGGGTTCTGTTTAGACGGGAGTGAAAAGTCTCTGAATGGCTACGGAGACTCAAACCTTCGTCATTCTCGCGAAGGCGAGAATCTGGCAGATTCCGACGATGCCGCTATGCAGGTGCGGCAGACCTTGCTTACGGCTCAAGAGCCGGCGGAATTTTTCGACAGGTTGCACGCGCTCCGCGATGGCCTGGCTCGAAATATGCGTTACGACCCTAGCCGTCTCGTGAATTTGAACGGCTCGAAGGAAACGGAAATTAGACCTGGCGACCAGTTTGCCGGCCGGTAAATTTTCACGATAATCTTCGTATAGCTTCGTTGTCGGACTCTCGCTGTACCGCTTGTACAGCTTCGGTCCTGCCGCCTCGCTCTACTCGATTCTCCTGAAAATTGTTTTAATGAAAAAGATTGCAAAAGAAAAACCGTATCGAATCTCGCTGCGGTTTTCTTTTAATTGTTTGCGGTCTATCGCTTACTCTTTCACCGTCGGGGCCTGGCGCGCCACAGGGGCGAGCTGCCCGTGCTTC from the Fibrobacter sp. genome contains:
- a CDS encoding tRNA-dihydrouridine synthase family protein: MLKVVKKPKRTSFRLRDREIFPNTILSPMDGVTDAPFRRLCRVLSGNRMGLLVSEFVPTDGDAIFRLDGHKQLKFFPEERPFGIQIFGRFPDKMAEAARKIALELHPEFIEVNAGCPAPKVAGKGSGSGLLRDLPRLQEILHEVRTALDRSCPEMPLTLKCRIGWDSESINVMETLKIAEGEGVEMLTVHGRTRLQGYNGLADWDWIGKVAAVAKIPVIGNGDVNSVKTAFDRIENYGVSGVSIGRGAMHNPWLFGQIADAWEGLAPKEISAVDALDVFPLYYKFKLEDGSTEMGALGRLKQLAARLCKGFCLDGSEKSLNGYGDSNLRHSREGENLADSDDAAMQVRQTLLTAQEPAEFFDRLHALRDGLARNMRYDPSRLVNLNGSKETEIRPGDQFAGR